The Candidatus Thorarchaeota archaeon region TCATCTTGTAAGTCATGGTATTTTCAAGGCAGCATTATTCCTTACTGCCGGTTTCATTCTTCACGCTACAGGCACAATCTATATGTCTGAAATGAATCTTTCACGAACCCGGACGAAACTGACTTGGGCAGCTATGTGGATAGTAACACTGTCCTTAATGGGGGTTCCACCGCTATCAGGATTCTGGAGTAAAGAAGAAATTCTGACTGTCTGTCTTGACGGCGGTCATTTCATTCTGTTTGCATTTGCATTATCAACAGTCGCAATCACAGCGTTCTACTCGGTTCGATTTATGGGAATGGTATTCCATGGTCCCCAAGAGGAGAGCTCTTCTCATCACGAGGCTGACCGAATAATGCTCACTCCCTATGCTCTTCTTGCGATTCTTACATTGGGGCTTGGGATAATCGGTCCTTGGTTTGGTGAAGGACTGCATCACATATTCGAGGAGTATTTTGTTCACACACTCGGATTCGAAGTGGTTGCAGAATCCACAGCTATAGCCCCATCAATGGCTCTTTCTGAAACAATACCCTTCTTGATACCCATTCTTTCAATCTCGATGCTCGCTCTTGGAGCACTTCCTGCTTACAGGTTGTATGTTTCAAGAAAGAGTAATCCAAAAGATATCGTTGGCGAGGAAGGTGTCCTGAAGAAACTACATTCTTTCCTCTGGAACCGTTGGTACATCAACGCAGCATACTTGGCGATAGTTGACGGAATAATGGCTATGCGAGAACCACTGAAGAAGTATGTTGAACGACCCATTGATCGAGCTTTGAATGACGGTATTCCTAATCTCTTCTCTGCGATAAGTAATAAGGTGAGGAAAATCCAAACAGGAAACTTCTCAATCAATATGCTCTATGTATTCGCTTTCTTGGTACTGGCTGGAATCGTACTCCTATTTACGGGGGTGCCCTGAATGGAGATTCCATTCTTACTGCTTCAGACGGTACTCATTCCAGCAGTCTCTGTACCGATTATGGGATTACTTGGCAAGAAAATAGGCAAACAAGTCGGCTGGGTTGTAACCGCAGTTCTAGCATACACAACCTTTCTCCTGCTCCTTGGAGGTGTAGATTACTGGGTCAGTGGATCTGCACTCAGTGAGCAGTATTTCTGGAGCACAGCACTCTTCGACATCGAGTTCGGATTCTTGGCTGATGGTCTCAGCTATCCTGTTGCCGTCATCATGAATATACTATCAATGACGCTTGCTGTGTATTCCATTCGATATGTTGAACATGCCATTGAGGAGCTCTATGGTGATGGGAATGAAGGCATGAATGGGCTTTACTATGGGCTTTTCATGTTCTTCCCGACCGGACTTGTGGGAATGTCATTAGCAACGAACCTGGTTGAAATCTACTTATTCCTCGACGTTTTGCTGATTCCTCTCTACTTCATCATAAGCTATTTTGGACTCATAAAGCGACATCGAATTGCAACCATGGTCTTCCTATGGGGCTTCATAGGCGGTTCACTCTTTCTCATAGGTTCAGTAATGGTATACTCACAGATTGGGAGCCTCATGATTAGAGATTTACCAGCTCTCGCAGGGTCGCCTCTAGCGTTCTGGGCAGCGATATTCATGCTCGTAGGGATTCTCACGAAGATGGCTGCATTCGGTTTTCATGTGTGGCTACCTTGGGTGCATTCAGGGGCTCCAACACCAGTATCTGGTATATTGACTGTCGTTGTCGGTATCATGAGCTACTTGCTAGGTAGGATATTTGTCCAGAATCTGGCAACTGTTATCCAAGCGCTGTCAACACCACTCATGATTTGGGCATTGATTACTATGCTCTACGGTGGTCTGCTAACCCTTGCTCAGGATGATATCAAACGTCTGTATGCTTGTTCGACAATAAGCCAGACTGCATACTCCCTCCTGGGATTGGCAACTCTTACGACTACGGGAGCCGCTGGAGGTGTATTCTACTTCCTTAGCCATTCCCTCGGCAAGGTCATACTATTCTCTGCCGCTGGGATGGTGATGATCAAGACCGATGTTAGAGACATCAACAAGATGGGAGGACTTGCGAAGAAGATGCCACTTACGGCGACCCTTTGTGTGATGGGTTCGCTAATTCTATCTGCGATTCCACCATTCAGTGGTTTGCAAGCGGAATGGATTATGTTCATCGGTATTTTTGAACAAGGTGTCGCTGCAGGCACCCTTCTCAACATAGCAATACCGGTAGCTGGGATATTCATCACCTTCATTTCCAGTGTCTATACTTTCTGGCCGGTGATGAGGATATTCTTCGGTCCCCTGCCTAAATCACTAGAAGATGTTGAAGAAGCACCACTATCAATGATTGGACCGACTGCGATTCTTGCTCTGATTTCCTTCTTGTTTGGTATCTACCCCGAGTTGGTCATGCGGTTCTTATCGGCCGCGTTCTAAGATCTAGTGAGAAGCACAGTGCTGGGGCTCTATCTTGAGCCCCTCATTCTTTCTTTGCATCAGTTTTTGGTTCATAGATGCTGCCGCTGTTTCTGAATGTGTTCAGTGATATACCACATCAACAAGTCTTTTATCCCGGCGGTCTTGTAGCCCAATTGTCAGTAAAAGAGAGTCTGAGGCAAAGATATGACCCAAGTACACACTCAAACACTCAAGCACCCCATGGCGAAATACATACGAGAGGATCGCCAACCATGGATCTATTGCCCTGGATGCAGCATTGGCATTGTCACCAATATGGTTGCACGGGCAATTGATAATCTTGGCTTGAATTACCATGATGTGGTAGTCGTCTCAGGTATCGGTTGCACTGGACGTACTTCCGGGTATTTTGAAACTGGTTCCTTCCATACCACCCATGGCCGGGCTATTGCCTTTGCCAGTGGTGTGAAGATAGCTAATCCTGACCTGGAAGTGATTGTTGTATCTGGAGATGGAGACATTGCAGCAATCGGAGGAAACCATCTCATCCATGCTTGCCGCCGAAATGTCGACATAACCGTCGTATGTGTTAACAACTTCAACTATGGTATGACAGGTGGCCAATTCGGACCGACAACCGAGCATGAGAGATACACTCAGACTTCGCCAAAACCGATTGGGAATATCGAACATCCTTTCAACCTTGTGAAACTGGCTGCATCATCTGGAGCCACATTTGTTTCACGATGGACTGCGGTGCAGGCACGACGAGCTACCCAGTCAATTGAGAAAGGCATTGCGAAAGATGGTTTCTCGTTCATTGAGGTTGTTGGCGCTTGTCCTACTGCATACGGTCGGCGAAATGATATGGGCGCTGGTGTCGAAATGCATAGGCATCTTCTTGAAGTAGCCGAGATACAGAATGGTCTTCCCCCTCATGAAGCAACATTGGATTACGATAATAAAATCATCTGTGGAGAATTCGTAAACATAGAGAAGGCTGAATATACTGACATATTGAAGGCTGCTCGTCAAAAGGTAGAGGGGTGATTCAGGTGTCACGTTTCGAAGTACGAATGGGCGGTTTTGGAGGACAGGGTATTGTCACCATGGCTGTTGTGCTTGGTGAGACAGCATCACTGATTGAAGGCAAGGAGTGCGTACAAACACAGTCGTATGGCCCTGAAGCTAGAGGCGGAGCAAGCAAGAGTGAGGTGGTAATCAGCGATGATAAAGAGGTTGATTATCCCAAGGTCATTGCTCCAGACGTGTTTATCGTACTGAGCAGAGCAGCTTATCTTTCATACAAGGATGACCTCAAAGAAAATGGAACACTCATCGTTGATGAGGATCTAGTAGAAATCGAGGGCGATTTGCCCGAGGGTACTAGAATATACAAAATCCGTGCTACTCATATCGCGGACAACAAAGTGGGTTCCAAGCTTGCTACGAACGTCGTTATGCTCGGAGCGTTCTCAGCAATCACGGGTGAAGTAACACTCGAAGGATTGAGAGAACGAGTAGCTCAGCGGTGGCCGCGATTC contains the following coding sequences:
- a CDS encoding NADH dehydrogenase, which encodes MEIPFLLLQTVLIPAVSVPIMGLLGKKIGKQVGWVVTAVLAYTTFLLLLGGVDYWVSGSALSEQYFWSTALFDIEFGFLADGLSYPVAVIMNILSMTLAVYSIRYVEHAIEELYGDGNEGMNGLYYGLFMFFPTGLVGMSLATNLVEIYLFLDVLLIPLYFIISYFGLIKRHRIATMVFLWGFIGGSLFLIGSVMVYSQIGSLMIRDLPALAGSPLAFWAAIFMLVGILTKMAAFGFHVWLPWVHSGAPTPVSGILTVVVGIMSYLLGRIFVQNLATVIQALSTPLMIWALITMLYGGLLTLAQDDIKRLYACSTISQTAYSLLGLATLTTTGAAGGVFYFLSHSLGKVILFSAAGMVMIKTDVRDINKMGGLAKKMPLTATLCVMGSLILSAIPPFSGLQAEWIMFIGIFEQGVAAGTLLNIAIPVAGIFITFISSVYTFWPVMRIFFGPLPKSLEDVEEAPLSMIGPTAILALISFLFGIYPELVMRFLSAAF
- a CDS encoding 2-oxoacid:ferredoxin oxidoreductase subunit beta; the encoded protein is MAKYIREDRQPWIYCPGCSIGIVTNMVARAIDNLGLNYHDVVVVSGIGCTGRTSGYFETGSFHTTHGRAIAFASGVKIANPDLEVIVVSGDGDIAAIGGNHLIHACRRNVDITVVCVNNFNYGMTGGQFGPTTEHERYTQTSPKPIGNIEHPFNLVKLAASSGATFVSRWTAVQARRATQSIEKGIAKDGFSFIEVVGACPTAYGRRNDMGAGVEMHRHLLEVAEIQNGLPPHEATLDYDNKIICGEFVNIEKAEYTDILKAARQKVEG
- a CDS encoding 2-oxoacid:acceptor oxidoreductase family protein — protein: MGGFGGQGIVTMAVVLGETASLIEGKECVQTQSYGPEARGGASKSEVVISDDKEVDYPKVIAPDVFIVLSRAAYLSYKDDLKENGTLIVDEDLVEIEGDLPEGTRIYKIRATHIADNKVGSKLATNVVMLGAFSAITGEVTLEGLRERVAQRWPRFKDTNLKALKLGYEAGEKAVEEAES